One segment of candidate division KSB1 bacterium DNA contains the following:
- a CDS encoding transaldolase, translated as MSDNLEQQLFSKQAGFEATLGTFDQRVKIALKELKENQIIEKIWNLDHTVWKPEPTEISNRLGWLVSPKGMMDSIAEIEAFVEEVREAGYTHAMLLGMGGSSLAPEVFRFTFGVKDGYLDLAV; from the coding sequence ATGAGCGACAACTTGGAACAACAACTTTTTTCTAAACAAGCTGGTTTTGAAGCAACTCTCGGCACTTTTGATCAGCGGGTGAAAATCGCTTTAAAAGAGCTTAAAGAAAATCAAATCATTGAAAAAATATGGAATCTCGATCACACAGTCTGGAAGCCGGAGCCGACGGAGATCAGCAATCGACTAGGCTGGCTTGTTAGTCCAAAGGGGATGATGGATAGTATCGCCGAAATTGAAGCTTTTGTGGAAGAGGTCCGGGAAGCCGGCTACACTCACGCCATGCTTTTGGGAATGGGGGGCTCAAGTTTAGCGCCCGAGGTTTTTCGTTTTACTTTTGGCGTAAAAGATGGCTATTTGGACTTAGCAGTTT
- the tkt gene encoding transketolase produces MNQQQTELDQLCINTIRTLSIDAVQKANSGHPGAPMALAPAAYVLWTRLMKHNPQNPKWFDRDRFVLSCGHASMLIYSLLHLTGYDLSLAEIKNFRQWGSLTPGHPEVHLTPGVETTTGPLGQGIMNAVGMSMAEAHLAAVFNRPGHDLVNHYTYVFCSDGDLMEGASHEAASLAGHLGLGKLICLYDDNHISIEGETEICYSDDAKLRFEGYHWHVQDLGEKANDIEALEKAFLEAKQIKDKPSLIILRSHIGFGSPNKQDTPGVHGSALGEDEVKLTKKAYGWPENESFLLPDEVSNQMSQSKKGDESEKDWNERFTAYKNEFPELAAEFESALSGALKPGWDKDIPEFQPSDGAIATRSASGKVINAFAEKIPWILGGSADLAPSNNTLMKNSGYFAKGQYQNRNIAWGVREHAMCGCSSGMVLHGGIRAFVGTFFIFTDYARPSIRLAALMGLPVIYVMTHDSIGLGEDGPTHQPIEHLASLRAMPNLCLIRPADANEVAYAWRAALARKDGPTLLVLTRQKVPTFDRSEAGSADGVLKGAYILSKEKGNSPDVLLIASGSEVQLILEAQEKLSQEGIDARVVSMPSWELFQEQSEDYRNEVLPPNVKARLAVEAGVPFGWRDWVGEAGDIIGISKFGASAPHQDLFKQYGFTVENVVARTKKILGK; encoded by the coding sequence ATGAACCAACAACAGACTGAACTCGACCAACTTTGTATCAACACAATCCGCACGCTAAGCATCGACGCTGTGCAAAAAGCCAACTCAGGGCATCCTGGTGCGCCCATGGCTTTGGCGCCGGCGGCCTATGTTCTGTGGACGCGTTTGATGAAACACAATCCGCAGAATCCCAAATGGTTTGACCGCGACCGTTTTGTGCTTTCCTGCGGTCATGCCTCGATGCTCATTTATTCTCTTTTGCATTTGACCGGCTACGACTTGTCTCTCGCTGAAATTAAAAATTTCCGCCAATGGGGGAGCCTTACCCCGGGGCACCCGGAAGTCCATTTGACACCCGGGGTAGAAACTACCACCGGTCCGCTTGGACAGGGAATCATGAACGCAGTGGGCATGTCGATGGCAGAAGCCCATCTGGCCGCCGTCTTTAATCGTCCGGGGCATGACTTGGTTAACCACTACACTTACGTCTTTTGCAGCGACGGCGATCTCATGGAAGGCGCCTCACATGAAGCAGCTTCCCTTGCCGGTCATCTGGGACTCGGAAAACTTATTTGTCTCTACGACGACAACCACATCAGTATCGAAGGCGAGACGGAGATTTGCTATTCCGATGATGCCAAACTTCGCTTCGAGGGATATCACTGGCATGTGCAGGATTTGGGAGAAAAGGCCAATGACATTGAAGCGCTTGAAAAGGCATTTCTGGAAGCGAAGCAGATCAAAGATAAACCGTCGCTGATTATTTTGCGTTCCCACATCGGCTTTGGCTCTCCCAATAAACAGGACACGCCGGGAGTGCACGGTTCGGCTTTGGGAGAAGATGAAGTTAAGCTTACAAAAAAAGCTTACGGCTGGCCGGAAAACGAAAGCTTTTTGCTGCCGGATGAAGTTTCAAATCAAATGAGCCAGTCAAAAAAAGGAGATGAATCAGAAAAGGATTGGAATGAGCGCTTCACTGCTTATAAAAATGAATTTCCGGAATTAGCTGCGGAGTTTGAATCGGCTTTGAGCGGAGCGTTGAAGCCCGGCTGGGACAAAGATATCCCGGAATTTCAACCATCCGACGGTGCGATAGCCACACGGTCGGCCTCGGGCAAAGTCATCAACGCTTTTGCCGAGAAAATCCCCTGGATTTTGGGGGGCAGCGCCGACTTAGCGCCATCCAACAATACTCTGATGAAGAACTCCGGCTACTTTGCCAAAGGCCAGTACCAAAATCGCAACATCGCCTGGGGGGTACGGGAGCATGCCATGTGCGGCTGTTCATCGGGAATGGTACTGCACGGAGGCATTCGCGCTTTTGTCGGGACCTTCTTTATATTCACCGATTATGCCAGACCATCCATTCGGCTTGCCGCTTTGATGGGACTGCCGGTTATTTATGTTATGACTCACGATTCCATCGGTCTCGGCGAGGACGGCCCGACCCACCAGCCGATCGAGCACCTCGCTTCGTTGCGGGCCATGCCCAATCTCTGCTTAATTCGACCGGCAGATGCAAATGAAGTCGCCTATGCGTGGCGAGCTGCCCTCGCAAGAAAAGATGGTCCGACCCTTCTGGTATTGACGCGCCAGAAAGTCCCGACGTTTGACCGAAGTGAGGCAGGGAGTGCGGATGGTGTTCTGAAAGGCGCTTATATTTTATCGAAAGAAAAAGGAAATTCCCCGGACGTTCTGCTAATTGCATCCGGCTCGGAAGTTCAGCTCATTTTAGAAGCGCAGGAAAAGCTTTCTCAGGAAGGAATCGACGCCCGGGTGGTAAGCATGCCAAGCTGGGAGCTGTTTCAAGAGCAGTCGGAAGACTATCGCAATGAAGTGCTGCCGCCAAATGTCAAAGCACGTCTTGCTGTCGAAGCAGGGGTTCCTTTTGGCTGGCGGGATTGGGTCGGGGAGGCTGGCGATATTATAGGAATTTCGAAATTCGGAGCGAGTGCACCACATCAAGATTTGTTCAAGCAATATGGGTTTACTGTCGAAAATGTGGTGGCAAGAACAAAGAAAATTTTAGGAAAGTAA
- a CDS encoding NAD(P)H-hydrate epimerase: MREVDRIAIEETGPNLYQMMENAGRNLATLAILLLGKGWQKAKVVVLAGSGGNGGGGVCAARHLANRNVKVYLCLANSEGLSEVPAFQRKVFQFTCGEEVDISDLRYQHVDLVLDALIGYGLQSAPRGTVQKLMQWARESDAPILSLDVPSGLDSTTGETHGDYIQATWTMTLALPKTGLLSDKIGKLYLADIGIPEETFRRVNPNYSSPFNGDFIVELKRSG; encoded by the coding sequence ATGCGTGAAGTTGACCGTATTGCCATTGAGGAAACCGGTCCCAATTTGTACCAGATGATGGAGAATGCAGGGCGGAATCTGGCAACACTTGCCATTTTACTTTTAGGAAAAGGCTGGCAAAAGGCGAAAGTCGTAGTGTTGGCTGGAAGTGGAGGAAATGGAGGTGGAGGGGTTTGTGCTGCCCGGCATCTCGCAAATCGTAATGTCAAAGTTTACTTGTGTCTTGCTAATTCAGAGGGTCTCAGTGAAGTGCCCGCGTTCCAGCGAAAGGTTTTTCAGTTTACATGTGGTGAAGAAGTTGATATCTCGGATTTGCGATATCAACATGTTGATTTAGTTTTGGATGCTTTGATTGGTTACGGTTTGCAATCTGCTCCTCGAGGAACCGTACAGAAATTGATGCAATGGGCGAGGGAGTCCGATGCTCCAATTTTGTCTCTCGATGTCCCATCCGGATTGGATTCTACGACTGGTGAAACTCACGGCGACTATATCCAAGCGACCTGGACCATGACACTCGCTCTTCCCAAAACCGGATTGTTGAGCGATAAAATCGGCAAACTTTATTTAGCTGATATAGGTATTCCAGAAGAAACCTTTCGGAGAGTTAACCCAAATTATTCATCACCTTTTAACGGTGATTTCATCGTTGAACTAAAACGCTCAGGTTGA